Proteins from a genomic interval of Quercus robur chromosome 9, dhQueRobu3.1, whole genome shotgun sequence:
- the LOC126700104 gene encoding uncharacterized protein LOC126700104 isoform X2: MENEGSGAGGCSAGSIVWVRRRNGSWWPGKILGPEELDTSHLTSPRSGTPVKLLGREDASVDWYNLEKSKRVKAFRCGEFDDCIEKAESSQGMPIKKREKYARREDAILHALELEKQMLEKQGKLGIESDRMNSKSSGGMKKGFVASSENFGDDNGKLENSNSHQFPSGLETYHKDKTIFGSISARKAKDGNQLSGDDDHSETMPRMRGLQDFGLRIAPPKRRLSPSAASNGSRKPTTDNHADALPSGGDLSMGNASHANGVEQMGAAFRAKRSRCVYLETERSGSLDYLDYNETSPNQNEMSASQFGVGNYHTHPGSLIEEHSSGFTEDVETDSSETDSSESESDSSATEPDMDEEMAMLSEAEWNTRGSISTEEHDESAFSGDMSHLYHHDHVSANEAVSKWKLKGKRNTRNLTKRSADTSDGKGSIHGTYPEERGSGLSQRTLRQHLSLRRDEDFDYSVDEDDIIEKDFGTQRIKVDGRDSLVSRAASRGRHSVDHNIFDWDYTWEDQPAFKGYWGMKGERFDAYFDDNRQFGGRSRSMLVNVDLKVQGGYQKAPVPIVSLMSKLNGKAIIGHPIQIEALEDGSAETLLSTVDDFDNEVFNNENTALQPAWRTARRTANVRVPRPHLSSALDGDEAPNDVPFLDQERKVPFKKLNAGSSSHKSILERSSLPHIPRPPTEKKVLKKQPKKGSLSASQKTRTLSSIATEQNVSIKPINDSNSYQVDRLIKAESSGPTTVACIPVKLVFSRLLEKINRPPSKAASNAVLLNSDVVRNQS, encoded by the exons GGATTGGTACAATTTAGAGAAATCCAAGCGTGTGAAGGCATTTAGGTGTGGTGAGTTTGATGATTGTATTGAAAAAGCTGAATCCTCACAGGGCATGCCgataaagaaaagagagaaatatgcACGTCGAGAAGATGCTATTCTTCATGCTCTTGAACTTGAGAAGCAAATGTtagaaaaacaaggaaaattAGGCATAGAATCTGACCGCATGAACAGTAAATCATCTGGTGGTATGAAAAAGGGGTTTGTTGCTTCTTCCGAAAATTTTGGGGATGATAATGGAAAACTTGAAAATTCCAATTCACATCAGTTTCCTAGCGGGCTTGAAACATATCATAAAGACAAGACTATATTTGGTTCTATTTCTGCAAGGAAAGCCAAAGATGGAAATCAACTCAGTGGTGATGATGATCATTCTGAAACCATGCCTCGGATGAGAGGCTTGCAGGATTTTGGCCTGAGGATTGCCCCTCCCAAGCGGAGGCTTTCACCTTCTGCTGCTTCCAATGGTTCTCGGAAACCTACAACTGATAATCATGCTGATGCGCTTCCTAGTGGTGGTGATCTTAGCATGGGAAATGCAAGTCATGCAAATG GAGTGGAGCAGATGGGAGCTGCTTTCCGAGCAAAGAGGAGCAGATGTGTGTACCTGGAAACAGAGCGTAGTGGTTCTTTGGATTACTTGGATTACAATGAAACTTCTCCAAACCAGAATGAGATGTCAGCTTCCCAGTTTGGGGTGGGTAACTATCATACTCATCCTGGTTCTTTGATTGAAGAGCACTCCTCTGGTTTTACAGAAGATGTTGAAACTGATTCTTCTGAAACTGATTCTTCCGAGTCTGAGTCTGATTCTTCTGCAACTGAACCAGATATGGATGAAGAAATGGCTATGCTATCAG AAGCAGAATGGAATACTCGGGGAAGCATTAGCACTGAGGAGCATGATGAATCAGCATTTTCTGGGGACATGTCTCACCTTTATCACCATGACCATGTTTCTGCTAATGAAGCTGTGTCCAAATGGAAATTGAAAGGCAAAAGGAATACTCGAAATCTTACAAAAAGGTCTGCGGATACAAGTGATGGAAAAGGTTCCATTCATGGAACATATCCTGAAGAGAGGGGAAGTGGTTTGAGCCAACGGACATTGAGGCAGCATTTGAGTCTCCGTAGAGATGAAGATTTTGATTATAGTGTTGATGAGGATGATATAATTGAAAAGGATTTTGGGACTCAGAGGATTAAAGTGGATGGTAGAGACTCCTTGGTATCAAGAGCTGCATCCAGGGGTCGACATAGTGTTGATCATAATATATTTGATTGGGACTACACATGGGAGGATCAGCCTGCTTTTAAAGGATATTGGGGCATGAAAGGGGAGCGTTTTGATGCATATTTTGATGACAACCGTCAATTTGGTGGGAGGTCAAGATCCATGTTAGTAAATGTGGATTTGAAGGTCCAAGGAGGCTATCAAAAAGCGCCCGTGCCTATTGTTTCTCTGATGAGCAAGCTAAATGGGAAGGCAATTATAGGGCACCCAATTCAAATTGAAGCCCTAGAAGATGGTTCAGCTGAAACACTTCTTTCTACAGTTGATGATTTTGACAATGAAGTGTTTAACAATGAAAATACGGCACTTCAGCCAGCTTGGAGGACTGCAAGGAGGACAGCAAATGTTCGGGTTCCACGGCCTCATCTATCATCAGCATTGGATGGTGATGAAGCTCCCAACGATGTTCCTTTTTTAGATCAAGAAAGGAAAGTGccattcaagaaattaaatgcAGGCAGTTCTAGTCATAAATCAATCCTGGAGAGGAGTAGCCTCCCTCACATTCCTCGGCCTCCAACTGAAAAGAAGGTTTTGAAAAAGCAGCCAAAAAAAGGAAGCTTGTCAGCTAGTCAGAAGACTAGAACTCTGTCTTCAATAGCTACTGAACAGAATGTTAGTATCAAGCCAATAAATGATAGCAACAGTTATCAAGTTGATAGGCTGATAAAGGCAGAGTCATCTGGGCCCACTACAGTAGCTTGCATACCTGTTAAATTAGTATTTAGTAGGTTACTTGAGAAGATAAATAGGCCGCCATCAAAAGCAGCTAGTAATGCGGTTTTGTTGAATAGTGATGTGGTGAGAAATCAGTCATAG
- the LOC126700104 gene encoding uncharacterized protein At1g51745 isoform X1, giving the protein MENEGSGAGGCSAGSIVWVRRRNGSWWPGKILGPEELDTSHLTSPRSGTPVKLLGREDASVDWYNLEKSKRVKAFRCGEFDDCIEKAESSQGMPIKKREKYARREDAILHALELEKQMLEKQGKLGIESDRMNSKSSGGMKKGFVASSENFGDDNGKLENSNSHQFPSGLETYHKDKTIFGSISARKAKDGNQLSGDDDHSETMPRMRGLQDFGLRIAPPKRRLSPSAASNGSRKPTTDNHADALPSGGDLSMGNASHANGKNPFDKRKRSNEGLTEEFFLRTRDKSRPLIQVLHSAKLGVPHTLRPDCGTVSTSISGVEQMGAAFRAKRSRCVYLETERSGSLDYLDYNETSPNQNEMSASQFGVGNYHTHPGSLIEEHSSGFTEDVETDSSETDSSESESDSSATEPDMDEEMAMLSEAEWNTRGSISTEEHDESAFSGDMSHLYHHDHVSANEAVSKWKLKGKRNTRNLTKRSADTSDGKGSIHGTYPEERGSGLSQRTLRQHLSLRRDEDFDYSVDEDDIIEKDFGTQRIKVDGRDSLVSRAASRGRHSVDHNIFDWDYTWEDQPAFKGYWGMKGERFDAYFDDNRQFGGRSRSMLVNVDLKVQGGYQKAPVPIVSLMSKLNGKAIIGHPIQIEALEDGSAETLLSTVDDFDNEVFNNENTALQPAWRTARRTANVRVPRPHLSSALDGDEAPNDVPFLDQERKVPFKKLNAGSSSHKSILERSSLPHIPRPPTEKKVLKKQPKKGSLSASQKTRTLSSIATEQNVSIKPINDSNSYQVDRLIKAESSGPTTVACIPVKLVFSRLLEKINRPPSKAASNAVLLNSDVVRNQS; this is encoded by the exons GGATTGGTACAATTTAGAGAAATCCAAGCGTGTGAAGGCATTTAGGTGTGGTGAGTTTGATGATTGTATTGAAAAAGCTGAATCCTCACAGGGCATGCCgataaagaaaagagagaaatatgcACGTCGAGAAGATGCTATTCTTCATGCTCTTGAACTTGAGAAGCAAATGTtagaaaaacaaggaaaattAGGCATAGAATCTGACCGCATGAACAGTAAATCATCTGGTGGTATGAAAAAGGGGTTTGTTGCTTCTTCCGAAAATTTTGGGGATGATAATGGAAAACTTGAAAATTCCAATTCACATCAGTTTCCTAGCGGGCTTGAAACATATCATAAAGACAAGACTATATTTGGTTCTATTTCTGCAAGGAAAGCCAAAGATGGAAATCAACTCAGTGGTGATGATGATCATTCTGAAACCATGCCTCGGATGAGAGGCTTGCAGGATTTTGGCCTGAGGATTGCCCCTCCCAAGCGGAGGCTTTCACCTTCTGCTGCTTCCAATGGTTCTCGGAAACCTACAACTGATAATCATGCTGATGCGCTTCCTAGTGGTGGTGATCTTAGCATGGGAAATGCAAGTCATGCAAATGGTAAAAATCCTTTTGACAAAAGGAAAAGATCAAATGAGGGGTTGACTGAGGAATTTTTTCTCAGGACACGTGATAAGAGCCGACCTCTTATTCAAGTTTTGCATAGTGCAAAATTAGGAGTCCCTCATACCTTGCGACCTGACTGTGGTACTGTTTCTACTTCTATTTCAGGAGTGGAGCAGATGGGAGCTGCTTTCCGAGCAAAGAGGAGCAGATGTGTGTACCTGGAAACAGAGCGTAGTGGTTCTTTGGATTACTTGGATTACAATGAAACTTCTCCAAACCAGAATGAGATGTCAGCTTCCCAGTTTGGGGTGGGTAACTATCATACTCATCCTGGTTCTTTGATTGAAGAGCACTCCTCTGGTTTTACAGAAGATGTTGAAACTGATTCTTCTGAAACTGATTCTTCCGAGTCTGAGTCTGATTCTTCTGCAACTGAACCAGATATGGATGAAGAAATGGCTATGCTATCAG AAGCAGAATGGAATACTCGGGGAAGCATTAGCACTGAGGAGCATGATGAATCAGCATTTTCTGGGGACATGTCTCACCTTTATCACCATGACCATGTTTCTGCTAATGAAGCTGTGTCCAAATGGAAATTGAAAGGCAAAAGGAATACTCGAAATCTTACAAAAAGGTCTGCGGATACAAGTGATGGAAAAGGTTCCATTCATGGAACATATCCTGAAGAGAGGGGAAGTGGTTTGAGCCAACGGACATTGAGGCAGCATTTGAGTCTCCGTAGAGATGAAGATTTTGATTATAGTGTTGATGAGGATGATATAATTGAAAAGGATTTTGGGACTCAGAGGATTAAAGTGGATGGTAGAGACTCCTTGGTATCAAGAGCTGCATCCAGGGGTCGACATAGTGTTGATCATAATATATTTGATTGGGACTACACATGGGAGGATCAGCCTGCTTTTAAAGGATATTGGGGCATGAAAGGGGAGCGTTTTGATGCATATTTTGATGACAACCGTCAATTTGGTGGGAGGTCAAGATCCATGTTAGTAAATGTGGATTTGAAGGTCCAAGGAGGCTATCAAAAAGCGCCCGTGCCTATTGTTTCTCTGATGAGCAAGCTAAATGGGAAGGCAATTATAGGGCACCCAATTCAAATTGAAGCCCTAGAAGATGGTTCAGCTGAAACACTTCTTTCTACAGTTGATGATTTTGACAATGAAGTGTTTAACAATGAAAATACGGCACTTCAGCCAGCTTGGAGGACTGCAAGGAGGACAGCAAATGTTCGGGTTCCACGGCCTCATCTATCATCAGCATTGGATGGTGATGAAGCTCCCAACGATGTTCCTTTTTTAGATCAAGAAAGGAAAGTGccattcaagaaattaaatgcAGGCAGTTCTAGTCATAAATCAATCCTGGAGAGGAGTAGCCTCCCTCACATTCCTCGGCCTCCAACTGAAAAGAAGGTTTTGAAAAAGCAGCCAAAAAAAGGAAGCTTGTCAGCTAGTCAGAAGACTAGAACTCTGTCTTCAATAGCTACTGAACAGAATGTTAGTATCAAGCCAATAAATGATAGCAACAGTTATCAAGTTGATAGGCTGATAAAGGCAGAGTCATCTGGGCCCACTACAGTAGCTTGCATACCTGTTAAATTAGTATTTAGTAGGTTACTTGAGAAGATAAATAGGCCGCCATCAAAAGCAGCTAGTAATGCGGTTTTGTTGAATAGTGATGTGGTGAGAAATCAGTCATAG
- the LOC126699206 gene encoding pathogenesis-related protein PRB1-3-like, producing MEIKPLLSCCLLETFLLLSSFPSLYFSHSTHELSNRFLASRLLQTTPHNTNQQYLIPHNTIRAKLGLPPLTWSKKLADYASWWAHQRQGDCALIHSNSNYGENLFWGSGKDWKPGDAVEAWAAERSYYNHNTNSCTQNKDCLHYTQMIWRQSLKVGCAKVTCRSKDTFITCNYDPHGNVIGQKPF from the coding sequence ATGGAGATCAAACCCTTGCTTTCATGTTGCTTGTTAGAAacttttcttctcctctcttcttttccttcccTCTACTTTTCACACTCGACTCATGAGCTTTCCAATCGATTTCTTGCTAGTCGCCTATTACAAACCACTCCTCACAACACAAATCAACAATATTTGATACCCCACAACACTATAAGAGCAAAGCTTGGTCTCCCGCCTCTAACATGGAGCAAGAAACTAGCCGATTATGCGTCTTGGTGGGCTCACCAACGCCAAGGAGATTGTGCTTTGATTCATTCCAATAGCAACTATGGTGAAAACCTATTTTGGGGAAGTGGCAAGGATTGGAAACCCGGTGATGCTGTTGAAGCATGGGCTGCTGAAAGAAGTTACTACAACCATAACACAAATTCTTGTACTCAGAATAAAGATTGCCTGCACTATACCCAGATGATATGGAGGCAAAGCTTGAAGGTTGGTTGCGCAAAAGTGACATGTAGGAGTAAGGACACATTTATCACTTGTAACTATGATCCCCATGGTAATGTGATAGGTCAAAagcctttttaa